The nucleotide sequence CAGTATACGCTTCGCTATGAATACGGCTAACAGTTTATCAACTGGAAAGACTCCAGCTTATATAACGTTTGGAAGAGAGCTTCGATCTCCTGGCGATATAACACGAGATCTGCGAGCGATTGTGGAAGCAGAAAATTATGTGCCCCAGATAACTCCgcaattattaaagttagCAGATACGTTGCTCGACGCTAGAGATAAAATAGAACAACGACAAGATCATGCCAAAAGGTATGCTGATATTAAACGCAGAGAGTCTCCCATTTATAAAGAGGGTGATTTGGTAATGGTGACGACACATCTCCTCAGCAATGCCAAGATGGGGAGAAGCGGCAAGTTTGAACCTAGACGAGACGGTCCATATAAAATCCTACGGGCGCATTCCTCAGCGAGCTACGACCTAGTTAGTGCTAGTGACCCTAATTCCATTGTGGGATGTTACCATGTCAAGGATCTGGTCCCGTTTAGGGGGAGACAGGGTGCCGAAGATGTGCCGGACCCTGAGCGTccaaaaagaagaagagggCGACCCAAGAAGAATGCTGGTCCACCAACGAGGGCGTAAAATGATGAACCAGAGGGGGAGCCTGTAGCAAGAGAAGAACAAAGAGGGAAGAGGCTTTGAATTTATCGATCGGTTTTACGCAAGTAATGCGACATCTGTCTTTACGACTTACCGTCGCCGAAGCCCGGTTCTACTCTAAAACGCTATAGGACGGTTGCAAGAGaaaaatttggtttagtttATTCTTAATCTTTGACGAACTCGTTTCATGTGAGATAATTCGGACGAACCCGCGTAAAGAAAcaattatacaaaattattgcttttgtttattaataaagatcttatttcattcttttttttaaacaagtaaTGTAAtagttattatatttatatataatataaattataaattacaaatatagttatatttaattaaatatataatatatatatattaatatttggcGAGGTAACGACGTCTTCATTTAGAAGCGCgaagttaataaagaaatagtgatattcagaaacttatttttgatgttaataAATGTACAGGGAATTcctttttaacttcttttcaGTAAAAAGGTCACTTAAGCAGGTACGTGGCTTACGAGTTAGTGCATTGTAAGTACACTTACACCGGCTTTGACCAATCATAGCCATCGATATTACTGTAACACAGGTAAGaacttaataatatataaaggtTCCTCAGCTATTGCAGAGATCAGTTGTTCTGCTTATCTCTTGTTAAAACCAGTGACCAGCGAAGATGCCGACGAAATTACTGTTTTTGGGCGATAGTAATTTTTGCCGAATGCTACGTACTATACAAAGTAAGTATTTGTTTTAACAGATATGAAGTTAATTCCTACTAATGGTGTATATTTTTAGGACGACAATCAAAACGGACAAGCAACGGAAAATATTTCCTCGACTTAGCAGTAGGCGGTCAaacaatactaaaacttttgcgGCGCGCAAAGTGTATTCCAAAAACATGTTCCCCTTGGTTTTGTGGAGATATTGTTGAACGACATATCGTTATAATGATAGGAACTAACGATATACTCCACAAAACATCACCATCCCAACTAAAGTCCCAATATTCTCACCTCTTCCGCTTCCTTCTTTCCTTAAATCCTAAAGGAATACAAATTTGCACAATTCCTCCCTGCAAAAACTTCGAGTCTGTGAACGTAAGATATTATAATTTCTATGTcatgctataaataaatactctcTATGCCTTTATAGGAAATCAATCATTACATTCGACGGTTTTGTGCTGAAAAGCAAATCAATTGTACCGACATTGAAGCAATTGTTAACAGAAACATGATGGAAGGGTAACACAAcgtgaaaatttttcttttcttatgtgtttaatacaaatttctacACAGGGATGGCATTCACTTAAATGAACAAGGATTGGAAGCGGTTTGGAACGCGGTAGCaactaattataataatattctcaatccattacacaatttaattataagtaaaacagaccattaatataataaatttcattctttatcaaaagtttttttttctatcaaaaatcCACTCtccaaatcatcctaaaatttcagacaatctcggaaaccgtaatacattacggtgtttggatggttgatttcaatcgctaaaggcatcctctaaatcatcctaaaatttcgtcaattttggaggtgcccaacggggtcaaattcacccccaaagtccgcgccgcgctgtatacctatagtgtctaataacacattttttttctcggaaaccgtaatacattacggtgtttggatggttgatttcaatcgctaaaggcatcctctaaatcatcctaaaatttcgtcaattttggaggtgcccaacggggtcaaattcacccccaaagtccgcgccgcgctgtataccgatagtgtctaataacagattttttttctcggaaaccgtaatacattacggtgtttggatggttgatttcaatcgctaaaggcatcctctaaatcatcctaaaatttcgtcaattttggaggtgcccaacggggtcaaattcacccccaaagtccgcgccgcgctgtatacctatagtgtctaataacacattttttttctccgaaaccgtaatacattacggtgtttggatggttgatttcaatcgctaaaggcatcctctaaatcatcctaaaatttcgtcaattttggaggtgcccaacggggtcaaattcacccccaaagtccgcgccgcgctgtatacctatagtgtctaataacacattttttttctccgaaaccgtaatacattacggtatttggatggttgatttcaatcgctaaaggcatcctctaaatcatcctaaaatttcgtcaattttggaggtgcccaacggggtcaaattcacccccaaagtccgcgccgcgctgtatacctatagtgtctaataacacattttttttctccgaaaccgtaatacattacggtgtttggatggttgatttcaatcgctaaaggcatcctctaaatcatcctaaaatttcgtcaattttggaggtgcccaacggggtcaaattcacccccaaagtccgcgccgcgctgtatacctatagtgtctaataacacattttttttctccgaaaccgtaatacattacggtgtttggatggttgatttcaatcgctaaaggcatcctctaaatcatcctaaaatttcgtcaattttggaggtgcccaacggggtcaaattcacccccaaagtccgcgccgcgctgtatacctatagtgtctaataacacattttttttctcggaaaccgtaatacattacggtgtttggatggttgatttcaatcgctaaaggcatcctctaaatcatcctaaaatttcgtcaattttggaggtgcccaacggggtcaaactcacccctaaagtcccatccgcggtttataatactgattttttttctcgaaaaccgttagggcttacggtgttttgaaaattgataaaaatacttagaagtgtgttctattatgtggtagaatttcgtttaattcgaaggtgcccatcagggcgaaaacatccctttttcgggggtgagggttgaaaaatttttttttaaccaaatgggggtggttagctgttcttgagggtaagagtgacctgtgtgtgaaatttggttacccaaatcgtattggttacggaattattaatgttttaagtttattgctgggatttatggataacttcacaccagtcCAAGTCTTCCgtgttttcttctttattacCAGATTTTACGCCAAAAATTCGTGTGTTACTTCGTCGCGTATACTGTTCCAATGCATCTAAATCGTCCCGTAGAGCACAATTTTCCTTTACCAGAGCATTTAGTTTAGTTTCCGTCTGTGTCACCTTTTCGCTTAACGCACGCAGACCCGACCGTTCAACAACTTTTTTCGCTAACGAGTTTATAAATTTCTCGTCTCCCAACAGCTCAGAAATTGTCTCTTTAATAATTGCCTTTAAATCGTCTTTTTGTTCACGTGTAAACGGCAGTTTTTCCTTTTAATATATACGGAAAACACTACACTTTCCTATAGGCACCGAACTGAAATATCTTTCACCTAAAGACTCAGTCAAAATCGAGACTATAATCGGAGCGACAACACACGCCGTTACACTCGCACCGCAATTCTTTACTATCTTTTTTTCTTAGGTGAATAAGTGAAAGTACTTACAGCGCTGTAGCGCAGTCTGATTAGACGACGGTAACGTTTAGTTGGTTATATAGTGCGAAGGACGTCGGGGCGTATGTTCGCTGTAGCTCAATCGGTTGAATGGATTCTGCTTGGGTTCTTCTTAATTCTTGAATTGGTGATGCTTGAATTTTTCAGTTGAATCTCATTTGCCGGGCTGGTTTAGTCGGGGTGAAGGGATAATTTTCAGGTTGTGACTTGGTTTAATCGGACTGGGGGAAGAATCTTCTAGGTTGCGAGTTGCTTTGATCGGGGTCACCAAATGTGGCTATGAAGTATTagccaacataataataaaattataaaattaactttttggcagacattttattttgcgtctgttatgttttgcttcaaaaacaattgtgtgcaaatataaaaataataataaatgaaatacaattttatgtttttaaatggagcTGCTGCCACAGCACGCTACAGAGTTTAACCCTAGAATAATAACCCATGTAAAATTTACGTATTAATATTAACGGGCAAACAACATACCGTTAGTATTCTGGGATTAAGATAGGATTACCGAATGGGCTgagtaaaaaatattaatcgttGCTGATTTTTCTACTGCTGTAAGTAACCCCCTCtatctaatttaaaaacagttcgagatatcgttatgagcCAAAACACGTCGatatttatgttttgttaACCCTAATAATTTTGCATCAAAAATAGTAGTGTAGAAATGAGAGTTCTGGACCGGAAATTGCGCCTTCTCCGCGCTTCCGCCGCCAGCGAAAATTCGCGCGCCACCTGTTGGTAGTGAAAACTTGAGTCGGAATCTGCAGACGGTGGGTCGGGCGCCACCTGGTGGTTTTTAGTGTAAGCTTGTGGGCAGCGAAACTTTGGTAGGGTGCCATCTTGTGGTGTGTAGTGGAGAGGGACCTGTTATACCGGCATGCGGTGGGTGGTGAGTAGCGGTAACAGCAGTGGTAAGTTGAATAAAGTTAAGTTAATGAAGTTAAATATTGTGATGTACGTAGTACGGTGTAGAACTTTTGCGTAAAATTGATTCATGAGCTTTAACTAGCTTTAATctcaagttttatttattgatttgaaTATACCAAtctttattacatatttatatatacagaTGAAATAAATACCATAATTTCtgcatttatatttatttatttatataaaaaagcaGAAACTTGAAATGCGTCAATTTTACGCAGACTATTTATCTAgggttaaataaataacttacgGGGAAAACGTCATACGgtatttcaaaacaaatacCGGAAGCTTATTACCTAACAtagttgaattaaaactttcaaattatgtattaaataaaaaaaaagtgatctcagttaaataaaagaaaataaataaataaaataataaaaatttattattatttaaatattattttaattatcagTCTCACTAGTTCCGCCTACAATATCATCTCCAGAAACTATGACTAAGTGaacataacaattttaagaTCAAATacatacagtgctagcgtaaagtaacccccccccctgtttaacttctgaacagattgagatatcaatatgaacaaaaaaacgtcagtttctatattttatcagcacaaatattttcttatggaaaattttggtatcacttttagtttttccgaaaAATGGAacagctttgtttttttaaatggaacacccagtatattatggtatctttcgaaagaataaaacaatacgaattcaacgatacctcacaatcaaatatcggtttattagttttttacataaaaattaaacaaaatgcggaatttcgccggaaaaaccaacgtatcttcgttgactacctgtcgagatacaatgggccagataaatggtggacggtcagttaaaggtcggtctacgctcggattaagcagggttaaaatcagcaattcttttagaatgtttttatgaaacaatcaatacaagaaaaggataaaaagaaagttctttttaaaacttctaagaaaaaatggtcacaacaacaattttaaagtttgtaggtactttgaaattttgtatttaaggcagcatgcaaatattttccttcatttctatctttgaattctacccgaccaagtataaccaaagaaaggcgagatcaaaatggctagaaggagtttagagcacaatatcgaagcaattttaatattcgctcgTGCTGACAGAAATCTACATGACACAGAGCGACAatttaaggaacgatttcctgaacatccaattagtcgaaaatatttaagagagcttgtgaataagtttttggaaactggaa is from Onthophagus taurus isolate NC chromosome 8, IU_Otau_3.0, whole genome shotgun sequence and encodes:
- the LOC139431168 gene encoding uncharacterized protein, which produces MPTKLLFLGDSNFCRMLRTIQRRQSKRTSNGKYFLDLAVGGQTILKLLRRAKCIPKTCSPWFCGDIVERHIVIMIGTNDILHKTSPSQLKSQYSHLFRFLLSLNPKGIQICTIPPCKNFESVNEINHYIRRFCAEKQINCTDIEAIVNRNMMEGDGIHLNEQGLEAVWNAVATNYNNILNPLHNLIISKTDH